A genomic segment from Cyprinus carpio isolate SPL01 chromosome A22, ASM1834038v1, whole genome shotgun sequence encodes:
- the LOC122134886 gene encoding uncharacterized protein LOC122134886, with the protein MWIKLEDGRLTTTLYGKETDRNSFLLASSSHPSALKNGLPKSQIYRLRRICHSFEEFKENAIDMKQRFLARGYPTKSTEEAYNIALSTPRPHLLKKSVKKDKKFYVSCITTFTPRSFIIKNTIMKYLHLISDDPSLQDKFRDPPLFVSRLGPNLRNKVIEQIKLPRGGNIDKVLFQRELYWIHTLDALHPKGLNVDFDMSVML; encoded by the exons ATGTGGATCAAACTAGAAGATGGTAGACTGACCACAACCCTCTATGGTAAAGAGACTGATCGCAATTCGTTCCTTCTGGCAAGCAGCTCGCATCCCAGTGCCCTAAAAAATGGCCTGCCTAAGAGTCAAATCTATAGACTTAGACGGATTTGTCATTCATTTGAAGAGTTTAAGGAGAATGCTATAGATATGAAGCAAAGATTTCTAGCCAGGGGTTATCCCACTAAAAGTACTGAAGAGGCATATAATATCGCCCTTTCTACACCACGGCCACACCTTTTGAAAAAGAGTGTTAAAAAGGATAAAAAGTTTTATGTCTCCTGCATAACTACTTTTACTCCAAGATcctttataattaaaaacaccATTATGAAATATTTGCATCTAATATCTGATGATCCTTCTCTTCAGGATAAATTTAGGGATCCACCTTTGTTTGTGTCCAGACTGGGCCCTAACCTCCGCAATAAG GTAATTGAGCAGATTAAATTACCTAGAGGTGGCAACATTGATAAAGTGCTATTTCAAAGGGAACTGTACTGGATTCATACTTTGGATGCCTTACATCCCAAAGGTTTAAATGTGGACTTCGACATGAGTGTCATGCTATAG